The Streptomyces puniciscabiei genomic interval CGGCCCGCCGGGGCGCAGCCGCACGGAGGCGGCGGTGGTGTCGGCCGGGGAGGACAGCAAGTCCTTGGGGTACACGGTCAGTTCGTGCGACACCGACGTCTTCGGCACGTCCGTCGCGGTGAGTGTCATACGGTCGCCGCGCGCGGTGATCTCCCGCCAGCCGGGTCCGCCGCCGGTCCCCGCGCTGTGGAAGCCCAGGGTCACGGTGGCGCCCCGGGGGAGCGGGGCGGTCAGCCGGCACTCCACACGGAGGGTGTGCAGCCCGGCCTGGCCGGGACGCAGCCGCGCCGTGGCGCCGGCGGCGGTCAGGGGGGCCGTACGGCCGTCCACGGTGAGCCTGCTGTCCTCGGCGGCCCGCGCACACCGCTGCCGGGCCCACTCGCCCGTGCCCAGCCGCTCGAGGTCGGGCCCGGCCTGGGTGGCCGGGATCTCGGCGAGGTCCTCCACATGGTCGACGCGGAGCTGTCCGGGAGCGGCGACCAGGCCGTCGTAGCGGTTGACGGTGAAGTTCCCGAGCGGATGGGCGCTCGCCGTGCCGGCCGGCAGCAGCGCGAGCGCGCACCCGGCGAGGAACAGGAGGGGCAGGCGCAGGGACGAGGGACGCAGTTTCACTTCGCCGCCCCCAGGGCCTTGCGGGCCTCGGCCGCGCCGAGCGGGGAGAAGCCGGGGTTCAGGCGCAGGGCCGAGGTGAGGGAGGCACGGCCGGCCGCGCGGTGGCCCGTGGCCAGCTCGATCATGCCGCGGTGGTAGAGGAAGGCGGCGTTGCGGTATCCGGTGGCGGTGGCCCGGCGGGCGTACGGCAGCGCCTCGGCGTCCCGGCCGTTCGCGTGCAGCGCCCAGGCCAGCGCGTCCGCGGTGTGCACGGTGTGCCGGCGGGCCCATTCGGCGCGCGCCGCGCGCAGGGCGGCCGCCTTGTCGCCGTGGTCGGCGGCGGCCAGCGCGGTGTCCAGGTCGGCGTTGACGCCGTTGGCCCGGGCCAGCGCGATCCACGCGTCCACGAGGGCGTACTGCCGTCGCGCCCTGGCCCGGTCGCCGGCCGCGCCCCGCGCCTCGTACAGCTCGCCCAGTTCGACGAGCGGGCCCGGCAGCGGATACCTGGACACCACCGTCTCCATCCCCTTGATCGCCGATGCGCGGTCGCCGCTCGCCGCCTGCGCCCTGGCCCGGCCCTCCAGCGCCGGCAGATAGGTGTCGTCGGCGGCGAGAGCACGGGCGTAGTAGGTGAGGGCTGTCCTGTAGTCGCCCTGGTTCCAGGCAAGTTGGCCGAGCTGGGCGGCCACGTACGCGGTGTCGCCGGGTGACGTGGCACCCGCCAGCGCCTGTTCGAGGACCCGGCGTGCGGTCGCCACGTCACCCCGTAGTTCGTGCACATACGCGTACCGTGTGAAGACCGGCACTCCCGGCTTGCGCGCGTCGGCGGTCCCGGCGGCCTTCGACGCCTGGGCGTACTGGCCGAGTTCGACCAGGGCGTCGACCCGTGAGGACAGCGCGCGCTCGCTGTACGGGTTCTGCCGCAGCGCCCGGTCCGCGTAGGTCAGGGCGTCCTTGAAGTCGTGCCGGGCGGCGGCGAGGGCGGCCTGGCCGGCCAGCGCCTGGTCGTTGCCCGGGGCCAGCGCGAGGGACCGCCGCAGCGCCTTGTCCGCCTGCGGGTACCGGGAGGGGTCGCCCTTGGTCCGCGCCTGCTCGACGTAGGCCAGGCCCAGCGTGGCCCAGCTCCCGGAGTCCTTCGGCTGGGTGCGCAGGTGCGCCTGGAGGGTGGCGATGCCCGCGTCCAGGTCACCGCCGCCGAGCGCGCCGGGGTCCACGGCGGTGGAGGCGGCCGGCACGGTGGCGGGCGCCGGGCCGGCCCCGAGGGCGATGGCCCCGCCGGTCAGCGCGACGGCCAGCAGAGCGGCGCAGCCGGCGAGTTGCGCGGTCCGCCAGCGCCGCCCCGCAGCAGCGAACCGCCGAACGGCGGCCACCCGCTGGTCGGGGCCGACGTCCGAGGCCGATTCCGAGGGTTCTTCGGCCGCCACCGTCGGGCCGGCTGCCAGTACCGGCTCGGTTGCCACCGTCGGGCCGGTTGCCGGTGTCGGTTCGGTTGCCACCGTCGGCGCGGTGGCCGGTGTCGGTTCGGTTGCCACCGTGGGCCCGGCTGCCGGTGTCGGTTCGGTTGCCACCGTCGGCGCGGTGGCCAGTGTCGGCCCGCCGCCCGCCGCTGGCCCGCCGCCCGCCGCTGGCCCGCCGCCCGCCGCCGGCCCGCCGCCCGTCGTCGGCCCGCCGCTGTCCTTCTGCCCGTCCATGTCCTCGTCCTGTCCGCGCGGGCCCATGCCGTCTCCTGCGTCCGTCTGTCGTAAGGGAGGCGCGGCCCGCCGTGGGGGAGGGGAAGGTACGGGCCGCGCCGGTATGGGGTGGGTGGGGATCAGTAGGGGCGCCGGATGCGCCGGCGCCACCAGCCGACGGCGGTGCCGAGGAGCAGGATCCCGGCAGCGCCCGACGCCGCCGACGCGGCGATCAGCACGGTGTTGTCCGAGCCGCCGGCGGAGGACCCGGCCGGTTGCAGGGCGTCACCCAGCTGGCTGCGCACGTCCGTGCCCGCGGTCGTGCCCTTGGCGAGCGGGCCGCGCGAGCCGGAGGTGGGCTCGGCGACGTACGGGAAGTACTTCTCGAAGCCCTTGTCGTTCTTGTCCACCGCGTCGCCCAAGTCGTTCTTCGAGCCGACCAGTTCGCCCTCGACGACCTGCAACGCCTCGTCGATCACGTCATCGGTGAGCCGGCGCCCGTTCGGGAAGCCCGCGTTGTCGCCATCGAGCACGCCGAGACGCTTGGGGTGCATGGCCGGCTTGACGGAGGTGTTCAGGCGCAGTTCCTCCGAAGCGCGCACGTTCGGGGGCTGGTTGAGGCCCTTGACGCCCTTCAGGAAGACGTCGACCAGGTCGTTGCGGGGCTCGCTGGGGGCCTTGATCTTGTAGATCGACTCGATGAGCTTCGGGAGCTCGGGGTTGGTGACGTTCTTCAGGAACTGGGCGTCGTACGCGGGCTGGGAGGCGTTGAACCTGTCCTTGTCCTTCTGCGGGTTGACGACCTCGTTGACCAGCGGGTTGCCCAGGCGCGAGACCTGGGTGTAGTACCCCTGCGCGTTGCGGCGCTGGGTGGTGGACCAGATGCCGACGATCGGCTGCCCGGCCGACTCGCGGATCAGGTCGTTGGGCACCTGCAGGGCGATGGTGTTGACGTTGTAGCCCTTGAGGGTGTCCCGGCCGACCTCGCTGAGGTTGCCGCCGTAGAGCAGGTCGAAGACGCGCAGGTCCGCGAAGAACGGGTCGTCCGCCTGTCCGGCGAAGGTCGCGGCACCCCCCGGCGTCTTGTAGACGGCCTGCGCGCGCAGCTTGCCGTAGTCCGGCATGGACGCCTTGCCGACGTCCGAGGGCGCCACCGGCACGTTGTCCGCGAGCCGCGTCCTCGACATCACGTGGTCGTTCTTGAGCCGGAGCAGATCGATGTCGTACGTCTGCGTGATGTTGAGGTCGGGGTCGTCGAGGCTGGTGACCGGGCCGGTGTTGTAGAGGAACGTGTTCCCGTTCTTCGTATGCGTCTTGAAGGTGTAGCGGAAGACCATGTCGTCCCGCGCGTCACCGTTGCTGTCGATGTGCAGGTCGTACTGCGCGTCGTCGGCGAACGTGTAGAAGTTCGGCCCGCCCGCGGGCTCCTCGAACGGGATCCAGTTCGCCACGATCGTCGTGGTGTCGGGCTTGTCCGGGCTGACGAACGCGTACAGGTCGGTGTTGTCGTACTGCGGGGTCCCCGAGATCAGCGGGGCCTCCCGGTGGGAGGAGGCGGAGGCCGCCCCCGGTGCCAGCGCGGCGGCGCCGGCGGCGGTGAGCCCTCCGGCGGCCAGCGCGCCGCAGATGAGCGTGACCACACCGGTGCGTCCCGTCCCGCTCCTGGAGAAGAGAGGTGTCATGCCGTCCGTCCTCAGTGCCGACTTGCCTTTGACGGACGGGTATACGGAGCGGAAGCACCGATCGGATTGGTCGGCGGAGAAAAAGTTTTGGGCACCTCGTGACCCGCGTTTTCGGCCCGCTGATCCGTATCTCCCGCGGGAGGTGTGCGTTCGTGCGGATGCGTGGAGTGCACGGCAGGGCCGGCTGCGGCCACAGAGAGGGGGCCCGGGCGCGGGCGGACGAGCTGCTGGTGCTCGTCGCGGACGGCGACCAGCGGGCGTTCGAGGAGCTGTACGCACTGGTGTCCGGGCCGGTGTACGGGCTCGTACGGCGGGTGGTGCGCGACCTCGCCCAGTCCGAGGAGGTGGCCCAGGAGGTGCTGCTGGAGACCTGGCGCTCGGCCGCCCGGTACGACCCGGGCCGGGGCAGCGCCCTGTCCTGGATCCTCACCCTCGCCCACCGCCGCGCCGTGGACCGGGTGCGCAGCGCCCGCGCGGCCGGCGAACGCGAGCAGCGCGAGGCCCTACGGGCCGGGGAGCCCGCGTTCGACCAGGTCGCCGAGGAGGTCGAGGCCGGCATGGAGCGCGAGTGGGTACGCCGCTGTCTGCGCCGGCTCACCGATCTGCAACGCCAGTCCGTGACCCTCGCCTACTACGACGGCTACACCTACCGTGAGGTGGCCGAGCGGCTGTCGCTGCCGCTCGGTACGGTCAAGACGCGGATGCGCGACGGGCTCACCCGGCTCCGCCAGTGCCTGGGAGGCGCCGCATGAGCATCCTCGGCAAGCTGCTGCGCCGCGAGGACCTGCACTCCCTCGCCGCGCCCTACGCGCTCGACGCCCTCGAACCGGGCGAGCGGCGCCGGTTCGAGAAACACCTGCAAGGGTGCGACCGCTGCGCCGGCGAGGTACGGGAGCTGGCCGAGGACGCGGTCCGCCTCGCCTGGTCCACGGCGGCCCACGCGCCCCCCGCGCTGCGCGAGCGGGTGCTGACCGCCGTACGCACCATCCCGCAGGAGCAGGTCCGGACGCCGGCCCAGGAGCGCACGCCGCAACTGCCGCCGCACGTCTGGGGCACCCAGCCCCCGCCGGGACGCACCCGTACGCCCCGCCCGCGCCCCCTGTTCGTGCCGCTCGCCACGGCCACCGCGGCGGCGGCCCTCGTCGTCGCCTCGCTCTTCGCCGTGCAGGCCCAGCGCACCCAGGACCGGCTCACCGCCGAGCAGGCCCGGGGACGTGAGATCGCCCACGTTCTGGCCGCACCCGACGCCCGCGCCACCACCGGCAAGGACGCACGGGGCCGCGCCATCGGAGTGATCGCTTCCGCCTCGCAGGGAGAAGCCGTCGTCACCCTCAGCGGATACGGCAGCCCGCCCGCCGGCCGCGTCCGTCAGCTCTGGCTCATGCGCCCCCGTGCGCAACCGCGCTCCCTCGGGCTCTTCGCGGGCGACACGCCCTTGGTCGCGAAAGGTCTCGACACCTCCTCGACGTCACTCGCCGTAACCGTCGAGCCTGACGGCGGGTCAGCGCAGCCGACCGGCCAGCCCATTGTCCAACTCACCCTGAAATCGGTCGGATTCGGAGAGTAGTCAACGAAGGATGGTCAACCGCCTTGCGGGGAAGGTGAATCCTGTGGACGCGATACACGCGTGCCCCCCTGGGGCGATAGGGTTACTCTGCCCGGGCCGGGTGGACTCGTACGGGTGGGGAGTGACATGGAGCAGATAACAGTGCGCAGCAGGGCCAGGGTCCCTGCGATCACCTGTGGCAGCAGCGCGACCAGTTCGCGCCTCGACCGCCATCTGTCGGTGCTGGCGGGTCCCGCCGTTCCGCAGCGGGAGACGGCCGAGGCGACCTCGCTGATGCGTGAGCTGACGGCGCGTGACACCGCACAGCAGCGCAGCGACCGGGGCAGGCGGGTCAGCCGCGTCTCCCTCTTCGCGCCGCTGCGCCGACTGCGTCGTTCGCTGTTCGGCGGTCACTGAACAGCCGCTGAGCGGCCATGGAGAGCCGCTGAGCAGCCGCTGAGCGACCGTCGAGCCACCACCGAGCCGCCGCCGACCCGGCCGGGCGGCCCCCGGAACCGCTCCGGGCCGTCGGCGCTCAGGCCACCACACCGTCCCGGCGCATCGCTGCGATCTCGTCGTCCGTCATCCCCACGGCATGCAGCAGCGCCCCGGTGTGCTGCCCGAGCGCGGGCACATCACCCATCCGAGCCTCGTCCCCGCCCGGCAGCGTGATGGGAGGCAGCAGCGCCTTCAACGGCCCCACCGGCGACCCCACCTCACGCCACCGCTCGCGGGCCGCCAGCTGTGGATGCCCGGCCAGTTCGTGCAGGTCACGCAGCCGGGCACAGGCGATCTGGGCCTTCTCCAGCCGGGCCAGCGCCTCCTCGGCGTCCAGCGCGCCGAGCGCCTCCGCCACCAACGCGTCCGTCTTCTCGCGGTTCGCGACCCGTGACGCGTTCGTGGCATACACCGGGTCCGTCCCCAGTTCCGGGCGACCTATGACCTGTTCGGCCAGCCGCCGCCACTCCCGGTCGTTCTGCACGGACAGCAGCACCCGCCCGCCGTCCGCCGTCGGATAGGCGTCGTAGGGCGCGATGACGGCGTGCGCGAGGCCGGTGCGCGCCGGGGGCTCACCTCCGTGCATCGCATGGTGCAGAGGATGCCCCAGCCACTCGGCGAGCGCCTCCAGCATCGACACCTCCACCGGCCCGCCCCGGCCGGTCGTCCCGCGCCGGACGAGCGCCGCCAGGACCCCCGAGAACGCGTACATGGCCGCCGCGATGTCCGCCGCCGGCACGCCCGCCTTCACCGGCTGATCCGGCGTCCCGGTGACCGACACCAGCCCCGCCTCGCACTGCACGAGCATGTCGTACGCCCGCTTGTCCGCGTACGGGCCGAAGGAGCCGTACCCGGAGATGTCCACGGCGATCAGCCGCGGATGCGCCGCGCACAGCGTGGGCGCGTCGAGGCCGAGCCGGGCCGCCGCCCCGTGGGCGAGGTTCTGCACGAACACGTCCGCGTCCGCGATCAGCCGCCGTACGACGTCCAGGCCCCGCGGATCCTTCAGATCCACGGCGATGGACTCCTTTCCGCGGTTGCACCACACGAAGTGCGAGGCGAGACCGCGGGCCGCCGTGTCGTACCCGCGCGCGAAGTCGCCGCCGTCGACCCGTTCCACCTTGATGACCCTGGCCCCCAGATCGGCGAGCTGCCGGGTCGCGAAGGGCGCGGACACCGCCTGTTCGACGGCGACGACGGTGATGCCCTCCAGGGGCAGGGGCTGGGTGTCCGTGGGCTGTTCCATGCCCGGATCATGGCTCGTGACCGACGGGTTTGTCAGTAGTGCGGCGCCGGCCCGTCACCGTTGCCCGTGCGCGTACCGGCGCACGGCGAGCGGCAGGAACAGCGCGGTCAGGGCCAGGCTCCAGGCGAGCGCCCCGGCGACCGGGTGGGCCACCGGCCAGGCGGAGTCCGGCGGGACGGCGGCGTTGCCGAACAGGTCCCGCAGGGCGGCCGTCACCGCGCTGATCGGGTTCCACTCGGCGAGGGTGCGCAGCCGGCCCGGCAGGTGGTCCGTGGGGATGTAGGCGTTGGACAGCAGCGGCAGCACGAAGGAGGAGGCGCCGAGCTGCCCGGCCGCGTCCTCGCTGCGGGTGAGCAGCCCCAGGAAGATCCCGGCGCAGGTGCAGGCGAACCGGAAGAGCAGCAGCAGCCCCACCGCACCGGCCGCGTCGAGCACGGACCCCTCGATCCGCCAGCCCACCGCGAGCCCCACCAGCAGCAGGGGCACGGTCCCGACGCTCGTCACGACGAGGTCCGCGGCCGCCTGTCCCAGCGGGACGGCGGCCCGGCTCACCGGCATCGCGCGGAACCGGTCCGTCACGCCCCGGTGGGTGTCCGCGGCGGCCTGGAACATGCCGGTCATCAACCCGCCCGCCGCGGTCGCGACGAGCAGCCCCGGCACCAGGAAGGACCGGTACTCGCGGCCGGGCATGGCCAGCGCGCTGCCGAACACATAGCCGAAGAAGAGCAGCATGTTGACCGGCATCATCTGGGTGAGGATCGCCAGCCCCGGACTGTTGCGGACCCGGCGCAGCTGCCGGCCGGTCATCGCCAGTCCGTCGTACGCCAACGCGCTCATGCGACAAGCTCCTTGCTGTCGGGGGATCCCTGGCCGGACTCACCGGTGAGCCGCAGGAAGACCTCGTCGAGGGTGGGCGGGCGCAGGCTCGCGTCCAGCAGCGGCACGCCCGCCGCGTCGAGGGCGCGCACCAGGCGCGGCAGGGTGAGGGTCGGGTCGGTGCTGACGGCGCCGACGGCGTTGCGTTCGCGGTCGAACACGGGCTCGCTGCCGGTGAGTTGATCGAGCACGCCCGCCGCCCGCGCCAGTGCCTCCGGGTTCGCGACCACGGCCTCCGCGCGGGACCCGATGAGCGCCTTGAGCTCGGCGGGCGAGCCGGTGTGCGCGACCCGGCCCCGGTCCACCAGGGCGATGTCGTCCGCGAGGTGGTCCGCCTCCTCCAGGTACTGGGTGGTCAGCAGCACGGTCGTACCGTCCGCCCGCAGGTCGCGCACCGCCTGCCAGATGCGGGCGCGGCTGGCCGGGTCGAGTCCGGTGGTCGGCTCGTCGAGGAACAGCACGTCGGGGCGGCGGACGAGACTCGCCGCGAGGTCCAGCCGGCGCCGCATGCCGCCGGAGTAGGTCGAGGCCCTGCGGCCGGCGGCCTCGGTCAGCCCGAAGCGCTCCAGCAGCTCGTCCGCCCGCCCGGCCGGCCCGCGCACCCGGTGCAGCCGGGCGAACAGGCGCAGGTTCTCCCGGCCGGTGAGGTCGCCGTCGACCGAGGCGTACTGCCCGGTCACGGCGATGTGGCGGCGCACCGCGTCCGCGTCCCGGACGAGATCGTGTCCGGCGACCCGCGCCGAGCCGGCGTCCGGCCGCAGCAGCGTGGTCAGCAGCCGTACGGCCGTCGTCTTGCCCGCGCCGTTCGGCCCGAGCAGCCCGCAGACCGACCCCTCGGCCACGGCCAGATCCAACCCGCGCAGGGCGTGCACAGCGCCGAAGCGCTTCTCCAGACCTTCACTAAGTACAGCGTACGTAGTAGCCATGCGGCGACCATACCGCACTACGTACGCTGTACGTAACTAGGATGGTGGCCGAGGTGATGATCCATGGCAGTCCGAGGGGCCGTCCCCGAGGTGATCTGGGCGCGCCCCGAGCGCACCGGCCGGGGGCCCAAGCCGGCGTACACCCGCGACGACATCGCGGCGGCCGCCGTCCGGATCGCCGACGCACGGGGGCTCGACGCGGTGTCCATGCGGCACGTCGCGGCCGAGCTGGGCTGCGGCACGATGTCGCTGTACAACTACGTCCCCCGCAAGGAGGACCTGTACGAGCTCATGGTGGACGCGGTCAGCGCGGAGCAGGTCCCGTGGGAGCCGAGCGGGGACTGGCGGGCCGACATGCTCCGGGTGGCCCGGGAGACGCGGTCGCTGATGCACCGGCATCCCTGGGTGCCGCGGCTGATGTCCCCGGTGTACGGCGTGAGCCCGCATGCTCTGCGGTATCTGGAGCACTGCCTGGCCTGCCTGGACCCGCTGGAGGAGTCGTACGGCACCAAGCTGGAGCTCGTCGCGATGCTGAACGGCGTGGTGACGACGTACGTCCGCAATGAGCTCGACACGGCGGAGCGGGTGCGGGCGCTGCCGTGGTCGGAGGACGAGGAGAACGCGGTCCGGGTCGCGTATCTCGGGCGGCAGGTCGCCTCCGGCGCGTATCCGAGGATGGCGGCGGCGTTCGCGGAGGACGCGGGGCCGATCGATCTGGAGGCGGTGTTCGAGCGGGCGTTGGGGCGGGTGCTCGACGGCTTCGACCCGCACCGCGGCGACCGGTGAACCGGGAGCGCGTGGGGCGTCAGCTCATGCTCGTCGAACAGACGCTGACGGCCGCTCGCCGCCACGGCGTCCCGCTGTGGCTGCGAGGCGGCTGGGCCATGGACTTCTTTCTGGGGGAAGTCACCCGGGACCACGGCGACATCGACTGGTTCGCCCGGGCCGAGGACGCGGCGTCGCTCGCCGGGCTGCTGGCGGGGCTCGGCCACACACCGGTCCCCGGACCCCCGCCCGACCTCCAGCTCGACCTCGTCAAGGACGGGCTGGACAGCAGCTTCACCCTGGTGGACCGGGACGCGGCGGGACGCGTGGTCGTCGCGGGCGGGCCCTGGGCCGGAACCCCGTGGCCGGACGGGCTGTTGGATGCGGAGCCGGGCCGGATCGGAGACGTCGAGGCGCCGATCGTCAGCCCTCCGGCCCAGATCGAGATCAAGCGCATGATGCCCGTCTGGGATCCCTCACGGCCTCGTCGTGCCAAGGACGCCGAGGACGTCGCACGGCTGGAGGCCGCCCTGAAGCTCCGCTAGACCAGGGTGAACTGGCCTTCCGGGCCCTCCTCGTGATGGTCCAGGACGGAGGCGGGGCGGCGGGAGGCGTCGGGTACCGGCAGGACGCCCGCCTCCCGGAGGTCGGTCGCCGTGATCGGGGCTGCCACCTTCAACTCGGCGCGCCGGGGCCGCAGTTCGGCCAGCAGGGCCAGGACCGTGATCAGTTCCAGGAGTTCCGACGTCCAGGTCTGCGGCCAGGTGGCCGGGCGGATCGCGGCCAGGGTGCCTGGTTCGGCGGGGGTCGTGCGGGTGGTGAACCAGGACTCCAGGACCCGGACTCCGGCCACCTCGTGGTCCCAGGCCTCCGGCGGGACGGGGGAGATGCGGCCCTCGTCGAGGTGGAGGGTCTCGTCGTCCGCGTCGTAGAGCAGAGTGCCGGGCCGGGGCGGCAGGGGCGCGCGGACGTAGGGGCGGCGGCCGCCCGGCAGCTTGGGGCGTTCACCGTCGCGGCGCATCAGCCACAGCATGCGGCGGCCCACTTCGACTCCGGCCGACCAGAGCTCGGGGTCGTCGGTGAGCGGGACGGTCAGGTCGGGGCCGGTGGCGGTCAGGATCCAGGCGAGGACGTCGACCGGAGCGGGCATCCCGCCCAGGCGGTCGCCGAGGTGGGCCGTCAGGCCCGGAGCGAGATTCGGTTCACTGCCGCCGGGGCGGCGGTACAGCGGGCGGACGCGGCCGGTGCGCAGAGTGGGCAGCAGCGAGGTCGCCAGGAGCGGGTCGGCCCCGTCCCCCGTCTCCACCGTGAAGACCTGGTGCGCGTCCGCCACCCGCCACAACTCCGGGCGCGCGGTGTCGATCAGCCGGTGGTCCGGGATCAGCCACTGCTCGTCGAAGGGCGCCGCCAGGACGCGGACCGGCTCGGCGCAGGGTCCCTCGGCGCGGGCCAGCCGCTCGGTTCCGGTGGAATGGCCGGGGAGTTGGCCCACCGCCGAGCCGAGGGTGCGGGCCCGGGTCGGCTCGAAGAGGGCCTCGCGGTCCGGGCCCTCGGCCTTGAGCAGCGCCTCCCAGCGGGCCTTCAGCGAGCCCGGATCAGGAGCCGTCGGCCAGGCACGGCCCGGTCGCAGCGGTGCGACGGACCACGGCATGAGGTCCGCCAGCAGCGGAGCGTCGTCGTGCGTCACGCAGGGCATGGTACGGCCTGGACCGGACCCGGTATCAGGTCGCGTCCAGGGTCACCGTGAACGAGAAACGGTCCCCCCGGTACTGGATCACCGCCACGTCCAGCACCCGTCCGTCACTGTCGTACGTCACCCCCGTGTAGTGCAGGATCGGACTCAGCAACGGAACCTGGAGCAGCCGGGCGGTCTCCGGATCGGCCAGCCTCGCCTCCACCGTGTCCGTGATGCGGCTGATGTCCGCCCCGACCACGTCCCGCAGCACCTTCGTCATCGGCCAGCGGACCAGGTCCTCCAGGTCGATGCGCGCGCCGAGTTCGGGGCGCACGTGGTTCACCGCGTGGTTGGTCGGCTCGCCGGTCTTCTCGTCGCTGCGGAGGCGGTGGTACGTCATCACCTCCGCGAGGCCGGGGAAGTACTCGGTGACACCGGCGGGCACCGGTGTCATGCCGTGGTCCAGCAGTTCCGTCGTCATCCCGGACTGCTGGGCCACGATCGCGTCGACCGAGCCCAGCAGCCGGACGGGCGCGCCCCGCCGGACGCCGGGCTCGATGAACGTGCCGCGCCGCCGGTGGCGGCTGATCAGTCCCTCGTCCTCCAGCTCCTTCAGCGCCTGCCGCATGGTGAGCACGCTCACGCCGTAGTGCTCCGCCAGCTGCTCCTCCGTGGGCAGCCGCAGCGGGTCCTCGGGGGAGCGGCCGAGTATCGAGGCGCGCAGCGACTGCGACACCTGGTACCACAGCGGCAGCTTGCGGTTCAGGACGATCGAATCCGGAGCGAAGGAGGTCACTTGGCTATCCGTACCCGTCGATGAACGTCAGGCGCAACACAGGCGTCATGGGGGCTCAGCCGCGGAAATGGCGCTCGAGGCCCCGCCACACGTCGTCGTAGCGCTGCTGGAGGTGGTCCGCGCCGGCCGCGTGCGGGGTGAGGGTCACCGGCCAGCGGGTCTCGAACATGAACGCCAGCCCGTCGTCGATCTTCTGCGGCTTCAGCTCGGCCGCGCTCGCCCTGTCGAAGGTCTCCCGGTCCGGGCCGTGTGCCGACATCATGTTGTGCAGCGAGCCGCCGCCGGGCACGAAGCCCTCCGCCTTGGCGTCGTACGCGCCCTCGACCAGGCCCATGTACTCGCTCATCACGTTCCGGTGGAAGTACGGCGGCCGGAAGGTGTCCTCGCCCACCAGCCAGCGTGGGGCGAAGACGACGAAGTCGACACCCGCCAGGCCAGGGGTGTCCGAGGGGGAGGTCAGGACCGTGAAGATGGACGGGTCCGGGTGGTCGTAGGAGATGGTGCCGATCACATTGAAACGGCGCAGGTCATAGATGTACGGCACATGGTTGCCGTGCCAGGCGACCACATCGAGGGGGGAGTGGTCGTAGGTGGCCGTCCAGAGGTTGCCGCAGAACTTGTTCACCACCTCCACCGGGCCGGTCAC includes:
- a CDS encoding TetR/AcrR family transcriptional regulator C-terminal domain-containing protein; translation: MAVRGAVPEVIWARPERTGRGPKPAYTRDDIAAAAVRIADARGLDAVSMRHVAAELGCGTMSLYNYVPRKEDLYELMVDAVSAEQVPWEPSGDWRADMLRVARETRSLMHRHPWVPRLMSPVYGVSPHALRYLEHCLACLDPLEESYGTKLELVAMLNGVVTTYVRNELDTAERVRALPWSEDEENAVRVAYLGRQVASGAYPRMAAAFAEDAGPIDLEAVFERALGRVLDGFDPHRGDR
- a CDS encoding nucleotidyltransferase domain-containing protein, yielding MGRQLMLVEQTLTAARRHGVPLWLRGGWAMDFFLGEVTRDHGDIDWFARAEDAASLAGLLAGLGHTPVPGPPPDLQLDLVKDGLDSSFTLVDRDAAGRVVVAGGPWAGTPWPDGLLDAEPGRIGDVEAPIVSPPAQIEIKRMMPVWDPSRPRRAKDAEDVARLEAALKLR
- a CDS encoding type ISP restriction/modification enzyme, translating into MPCVTHDDAPLLADLMPWSVAPLRPGRAWPTAPDPGSLKARWEALLKAEGPDREALFEPTRARTLGSAVGQLPGHSTGTERLARAEGPCAEPVRVLAAPFDEQWLIPDHRLIDTARPELWRVADAHQVFTVETGDGADPLLATSLLPTLRTGRVRPLYRRPGGSEPNLAPGLTAHLGDRLGGMPAPVDVLAWILTATGPDLTVPLTDDPELWSAGVEVGRRMLWLMRRDGERPKLPGGRRPYVRAPLPPRPGTLLYDADDETLHLDEGRISPVPPEAWDHEVAGVRVLESWFTTRTTPAEPGTLAAIRPATWPQTWTSELLELITVLALLAELRPRRAELKVAAPITATDLREAGVLPVPDASRRPASVLDHHEEGPEGQFTLV
- a CDS encoding GntR family transcriptional regulator; translated protein: MTSFAPDSIVLNRKLPLWYQVSQSLRASILGRSPEDPLRLPTEEQLAEHYGVSVLTMRQALKELEDEGLISRHRRRGTFIEPGVRRGAPVRLLGSVDAIVAQQSGMTTELLDHGMTPVPAGVTEYFPGLAEVMTYHRLRSDEKTGEPTNHAVNHVRPELGARIDLEDLVRWPMTKVLRDVVGADISRITDTVEARLADPETARLLQVPLLSPILHYTGVTYDSDGRVLDVAVIQYRGDRFSFTVTLDAT